The Anaerolineales bacterium region TGCCGACGATGGGGAGTCCCGCCGCCATGCCTTCGATCACCGAAAATGGATGAACTTCCGTCACCGATGCGGTTGCGAAAATATCGCACATAGCAAGATAGGATGGAAGTTTCGCGTACGGGACTGTTCCGGTGAATTTCACACGATCCATAATTTCCAGTTCGTTGGCAAACTCCTTGATGCCCTCTTCGTGTTCTTTTTGCCCGCCGCCGACAACAAGCAATTTCGTGCGAGGAACAGCGCGCGAAACGCCGGCGAAGGCGCCTAACAATAGTTCGAGGTTTTTTTCGGGCGCGATGCGTCCCATGTACACGATGAGAATATCGTCGGCGTCGAAACCGAATTTTTCACGCGAGAGCGGCGCGGCTGATAGAAACGGTTGTAAGTCGGCTCCGTTCGGCACAACTTCGATGTGACTGGTAACGCCATATTGCCGCAGAACTTTTTCCATGCCGCGCGAAGGCGAGATGACGAGGTCGGTGTTTTCGCAAAACGCCGGCATATACGCTTGCAACATGCCCATGCTCACTTCGGCGGGCATGAGGGGCACGCGGGTTTGCGCGTATAGGTCGTAGCGCGTGTGATTGGTAAAGATGATCGGGATATTGCGTTTGCGGCCGTAGATGAGCGCCAGCCGTCCGCTCATGAACGGGTGATGCACGTGGATAATGTCCATGGTCTGGATGATGCGTTGCGCCTGTGTGCTGTGTCTGAGGGAGAGGTAGAAGCCGGTGTCTGAGAGCGGCAAGCCGGGACTGCGGATCACGCGCGGATCCTCATCCGGATGTTCGAGGTCGCCGAAGGTGAACACATAGACTTCGTGACCGAGCGCTTCGAGGGCGCGTTTGTTCAGGTCAACGTAACTCGTCACGCCGCTGACGTGGGGTTTGTAGGCGTCTGTCATCATTCCGATTCGCATGGGGCTATGCTACGGCATGGAAGGGAGGGTGTCAAGTGAGGGTGGGGGGTGGGGAATCGAGAATGGAGGATGGAGAATGGAGGCGTGATAGAATCGAGGCATGGCTGTTAAATTGTTGTTACGCGAGAAAGAATTCGAAGTGAAACCCGGGATGATGCTGTTGGACGCGTTGAGGAAGTGCGACATCGTGCCGGAGTCGGTGATCGCGACGCGCGAGGGCGAGATGATCCTCGACGATGAGATTCTCAAAGACGGCGACGAGGTCAAGTTGGTCGCGGTGATTTCGGGAGGATGATGTCGTTGCGAGGAGCGTTTTAACGCGACGACGCAATCTGCTCGCTAACCGGGAGATTGCTTCGGGCTATCGCCCTCGCAATGACATGTGAATTATGAAATGTAAAAAGTGCGGAGCCAAAGCCTCGGTGAACATGCGCCAGCACAAACTGGCGTTGTGCAAAGACCATTACCTCGAATGGATTCCCGAACAGACCGAGCGCTTCATCAAAAAATACGCGATGTTCAGAGGCGCGACGAAAAAATTCTCGTCGCGGTTTCAGGCGGCAAGGATTCGCTTGGGTTGTGGGACATCCTCACGCGCCTGGGCTATCAAGCCGACGGGTTGTACCTCGGTCTGGGAATTGACGGCGGTATAAATTATTCGCGCGAGTCGCAGCGCCTCACCGAAAAATTCGCAAACGAAAATAATCTCAAACTGCACATCGTGGACATCGAAAAAGAATACGGTCAGCCCATTCCCATCTTGTCGGAAATTTCGCATCGCGGACATGGCAAACCCTGCGCGGTGTGCGGGCTGGCGAAACGTCACGAGATGAATCGCATCGCGCGTGACCTCGGCTACGATGTGTTGGCGACCGGTCACAATTTGGATGACGAGGCGGCGGTGTTGTTCGGCAACACGCTTTCATGGTCGGCGGAATTTCTCCTGCGACAGGGACCGGTTCTTGCCGCGACGGGTGGACTGGCGCGCAAGGTGAAGCCGCTCTGCCGCTTCTACGAACGCGAGATGACGGCGTATTGCCTGGCGTGCGGCATCGAGTACATTTACGAGGAATGTCCGTTCGCCGATGGATCGCAGTCCATTTATTACAAGGAACTGCTGAACAAACTCGAAACCGACCGCCCCGGCGCCAAGTTGACGTTCTATCTTCGTTTCCTCGAAGCGCGCAAAAGCGGAGAGTTGTTCGTGGAAAAAGATTTCAAGCAAGCGCATTTGCACCCTTGTGCGAGGTGCGGACAACCCACGTCGGCGCCGGAGTTGTGTTCATTTTGCAGAACGATAGAAAAGCTAAATGCCGTTGCGCCGACATAAGGAGCGCCA contains the following coding sequences:
- a CDS encoding glycosyltransferase, which translates into the protein MRIGMMTDAYKPHVSGVTSYVDLNKRALEALGHEVYVFTFGDLEHPDEDPRVIRSPGLPLSDTGFYLSLRHSTQAQRIIQTMDIIHVHHPFMSGRLALIYGRKRNIPIIFTNHTRYDLYAQTRVPLMPAEVSMGMLQAYMPAFCENTDLVISPSRGMEKVLRQYGVTSHIEVVPNGADLQPFLSAAPLSREKFGFDADDILIVYMGRIAPEKNLELLLGAFAGVSRAVPRTKLLVVGGGQKEHEEGIKEFANELEIMDRVKFTGTVPYAKLPSYLAMCDIFATASVTEVHPFSVIEGMAAGLPIVGIDSPGIGDSIADGETGLLSVDDLASFTAKLTALCLNKDLQKKMGAAAQEASHQFSIENTTKIMLSHYTRLVSNTKPIKPSIEERLRSVLKEFLE
- a CDS encoding MoaD/ThiS family protein, whose protein sequence is MAVKLLLREKEFEVKPGMMLLDALRKCDIVPESVIATREGEMILDDEILKDGDEVKLVAVISGG
- a CDS encoding ATP-binding protein, yielding MDSRTDRALHQKIRDVQRRDEKILVAVSGGKDSLGLWDILTRLGYQADGLYLGLGIDGGINYSRESQRLTEKFANENNLKLHIVDIEKEYGQPIPILSEISHRGHGKPCAVCGLAKRHEMNRIARDLGYDVLATGHNLDDEAAVLFGNTLSWSAEFLLRQGPVLAATGGLARKVKPLCRFYEREMTAYCLACGIEYIYEECPFADGSQSIYYKELLNKLETDRPGAKLTFYLRFLEARKSGELFVEKDFKQAHLHPCARCGQPTSAPELCSFCRTIEKLNAVAPT